The Changchengzhania lutea genomic sequence ATTGTTCAATCTTCAAGCTAATTTTTAAATCTTAAACTATGAAATCTATATATATAAAATACATACTTGTTTTTGCAACGATAATTTTAAGTGGTTGTGAAAGTTTGGTGGATAATCTTAATGACAATCCAAATCAACTAACCTTGGATACCGTAGATCCAGGGCTGTTTCTAAATGGGGTGGAATTGTCGAATATAAATATTCATTTAGGCTCGACCGTAAGTGGGCAGGCAGGTGCCCCGAACCGGATTGCCGCCTATTACTCAGGGCAGTTGATAGGATTGGAACAGGTTGATTTACAATGGTTTCTATATAACGTAACAACGAGTACTCTTAATTGGGACGGGTATCAAAACGTAATCACACCCTTACGGGAAATACGGGGTAGAACAACAGATAACCCATTGTATCAGGGCATAACCAAAGTTCTGGAAGCACATCTTATTGGTACCTATGCCTCGCTTTTTGGCGATATTCCGTATGCTGAAGCTGTCAGCGATATTGAAGCCCCCAAATTTGATGATCAGCTTGCCGTTTTTGAAACATTGCAATCACTTCTTCAAGATGCCATCGATAATCTTAACAACGCTATCGGTAGTGGTGTTATCGAAGATTTTCTTTTTGGTGGCGATAGGATAAAGTGGTTGGAAAATGCATGGACTTTGAAAGCACGTTATTATATGCATACAAAACAGTACGAAAATGCCTATAATGCCGCACAGAACGGTATATCTTCCAATGAAAACAGCATGATGTTCAAACCATTGGATATACCTGGGGAAAACACCGTCAAAAATAAATTTTACATAGTTCTTGCAGGTGGCCCCAATATCAGCACAAGCGGTAGTTATCTGGCGCAACTACTCGAGCCTACCAGTAGTGTTTCCCGCAACAATGCCAAAACCGATGAAACCGCGCGAGCAGGTTATTACACGATTGATCCCGAAA encodes the following:
- a CDS encoding SusD/RagB family nutrient-binding outer membrane lipoprotein; its protein translation is MKSIYIKYILVFATIILSGCESLVDNLNDNPNQLTLDTVDPGLFLNGVELSNINIHLGSTVSGQAGAPNRIAAYYSGQLIGLEQVDLQWFLYNVTTSTLNWDGYQNVITPLREIRGRTTDNPLYQGITKVLEAHLIGTYASLFGDIPYAEAVSDIEAPKFDDQLAVFETLQSLLQDAIDNLNNAIGSGVIEDFLFGGDRIKWLENAWTLKARYYMHTKQYENAYNAAQNGISSNENSMMFKPLDIPGENTVKNKFYIVLAGGPNISTSGSYLAQLLEPTSSVSRNNAKTDETARAGYYTIDPESSGSNLGVANELEPQPIITYQENLLILAEAGARIQSFTTGLGHLNELRNFLSTGTFLNSNFSSEPYTYDAYIASDFDAGGIENMDGINPDRALLREIIEERYVSGFTTFMPFDDARRLKKSDSDVAVPFPLNVPTATQNVERFLYPEDEILSNQMAPEDPGLFEATKVNQ